The following coding sequences are from one Mus pahari chromosome X, PAHARI_EIJ_v1.1, whole genome shotgun sequence window:
- the LOC110314456 gene encoding syntaxin-3-like gives MKDRLEELKNHINHRRISLELDDTLMFDNHAFEKTETNSIEEFLQEVAELSLALTELEGLSQLIDKKQQGVLCCTTEESVFKEKNELNIIKASFASQARLIQPQLSTIQHALATDCKYWRAEHRIRQSQLSFLLSHYSGIISHHYACETQNMVRLKEKMVRQAELAGVKLQEEDLEKLMANPVPPQIVGRDLDVLKAKQCLTLAEVRNQQLLDLECQISELRTIFFQVETFISEQQELLDSIEYNILHTQDYVEQSNETVKKALKYKRQSRFLMVISTVAGLCACCSCLSCITGLVH, from the coding sequence ATGAAGGACAGATTAGAGGAACTGAAGAATCACATTAACCACAGAAGAATCTCTTTGGAGTTGGATGACACCTTGATGTTTGACAACCATGCTTTTGAAAAGACTGAAACAAACTCCATAGAAGAGTTTTTACAGGAAGTGGCTGAGCTGTCTCTGGCACTGACAGAGTTAGAAGGGCTGTCTCAGTTAATAGACAAGAAGCAGCAAGGTGTCCTGTGTTGTACCACAGAGGAGAGTGTGTTCAAGGAGAAGAATGAATTGAACATCATAAAGGCCTCCTTTGCTAGCCAAGCCCGACTCATTCAGCCTCAGTTAAGCACCATCCAGCATGCATTGGCCACAGACTGTAAGTACTGGCGGGCTGAGCACCGCATTCGTCAGAGCCAGCTCTCTTTTCTCCTTAGTCACTACAGTGGCATCATCAGCCACCACTATGCCTGTGAGACTCAGAATATGGTCAGGCTGAAGGAGAAGATGGTGAGACAGGCTGAACTAGCTGGGGTGAAGCTCCAGGAAGAGGACCTGGAGAAACTGATGGCTAACCCTGTGCCTCCTCAAATTGTGGGTCGTGATCTAGATGTTTTGAAGGCTAAACAATGCCTGACTTTGGCTGAAGTACGTAACCAGCAGCTGCTGGACTTGGAATGCCAGATCAGTGAATTGCGTACTATCTTCTTCCAAGTAGAAACATTCATCTCAGAACAGCAAGAGCTGCTGGACAGCATTGAGTACAACATTTTGCACACCCAGGACTATGTTGAACAGTCAAATGAGACAGTGAAGAAAGCCCTTAAATATAAGCGTCAATCACGCTTTTTGATGGTAATATCAACGGTTGCAGGTCTTTGTGCCTGTTGTTCTTGCTTGTCCTGCATCACTGGGCTTGTGCATTGA